Proteins co-encoded in one Vidua macroura isolate BioBank_ID:100142 chromosome 13, ASM2450914v1, whole genome shotgun sequence genomic window:
- the LOC128813771 gene encoding acylamino-acid-releasing enzyme-like isoform X2: MGPRWPDIPQPGCWAGDPCASQRARSPRSCIWSPCSADTRWVNHPWATQRLRGRGLSPGCGLRGAPAGDPVAGDGGRDTSGARGTPLPAAAAPPAPTGRRFKAGGGPSAAANGRCRRPAAPPHPGSAEPGPAPRREDMEPPVQSRVEELSELYRELSQHPGLSTACLGPDLTTQYGGKYCSLYTEWSQRDLARVENIKFCRQYLIFHDGASIVYSGPAGTCSEIKDELLSRESPSGMLKAVLRKVPGKEKEKQFLEVWDQNRKVKSIDLTALDKHGSVYDDDQFGCLAWSHSETHLVYVAEKKRPKAESFFQSKAPELGTSDEDTGHPKKEDAPVKGEQFVYHEDWGETLSTRSVPVLCVLDIEGNSISVLEGIPEHLSPGQAFWSPEDTGVVFVGWWHDPFRLGLRYCTNRRSALFYVDLTGGRCELLSEDSRAVWSPRLSPDGCRIVYLENNVLGPHQQCSQLRMYDWYTKHTSTVLEAVPRQAWGAFPGIYCGALPGMCWAADSRRLLLDTAQRSQQNVFVVDTATGATTSLTADSPPGSWSVLTIDRDLLVARFSTPSCPPMLKVAVLPAAGHEAQTQWICLQDAPPVPGISWGIHTLQPPAEQEHPQYRGLDFDAILMRPSEGPTGQKPPLVVMPHGGPHSVFTAGWMLYPAALCRVGFAVLLVNYRGSLGFGQDSVASLPGNVGTQDVHDVQLCVERVLQEEMLDASRVALVGGSHGGFLACHLIGQFPDTYRACVVRNPVVNIASMVTTTDIPDWCLTETGLPYKPDALPDPAQWTEMLHKSPIRYVDRVRAPVLLMLGEDDRRVPPKQGLEYYRALKARGVPTRLLWYPGNNHALAGVEAEADGFMNTALWLLKHLQC; encoded by the exons ATGGGCCCGCGATGGCCCGATAtcccccagccaggctgctgggctggggatcCCTGTGCCTCTCAAAGGGCTCGATCCCCCCGGTCCTGCATATGGAGCCCCTGTTCTGCAGACACCCGGTGGGTAAACCACCCCTGGGCGACCCAGAGGCTGCGGGGCCGCGGTCTGTCCCCCGGCTGCGGCCTCAGAGGGGCCCCCGCGGGCGATCCGGTGGCTGGGGACGGCGGCCGCGACACGTCGGGGGCGCGGGGGACCCCGCTGCCCGCGGCTGCAGCGCCGCCCGCGCCCACCGGGAGGCGCTTCAAAGCGGGAGGTGGCCCGAGCGCCGCAGCCAATGGGAGGTGCCGCAGGCCGGCGGCCCCGCCCCATCCCGGAAGTGCCGAgcctggccccgccccccgccgcgAGGACATGGAGCCGCCG GTACAGTCACGTGTGGAGGAGCTGTCGGAGCTGTACCGAGAGCTGAGCCAGCACCCGGGGCTCAGCACCGCCTGCCTCGGCCCCGACCTCACCACCCAGTACGGGGGCAAGTACTGCAGCCTCTACACCG AGTGGTCGCAGCGGGACCTGGCAAGGGTTGAGAACATCAAGTTCTGCCGTCAGTACCTCATCTTCCACGATGGAGCCTCCATTGTCTACTCGGGGCCCGCTGGCACCTGCTCTGAGATCAAGGACGA GCTGCTGAGCCGGGAGTCCCCCAGTGGGATGCTGAAGGCTGTCCTGCGCAAGGTCCctggcaaggagaaggagaagcagtTCCTGGAG GTCTGGGATCAGAACCGGAAGGTGAAGAGCATCGACCTGACAGCGCTGGACAAGCATGGCAGTGTCTACGATgatg ACCAGTTTGGGTGCCTTGCCTGGTCTCACTCGGAGACCCACCTGGTCTATGTGGCGGAGAAGAAGCGTCCCAAGGCTGAGTCCTTCTTCCAGAGCAAAGCCCCCGAGCTGGGCACCTCTGATGAGGACACAGGGCACCCTAAGAAGGAGGATGCACCTGTCAAG GGCGAGCAGTTCGTGTACCACGAGGACTGGGGGGAGACGCTGAGCACCCGCAGTGTGCCCGTCCTCTGCGTCCTGGACATTGAGGGCAACAGCATCTCGGTGCTGGAGGGCATCCCAGAGCACCTCTCTCCCGGCCAG gCTTTCTGGTCACCTGAGGACACTGGTGTGGTGTTCGTGGGCTGGTGGCATGACCCCTTTCGCCTGGGGCTGCGATACTGCACGAACCGCCG gtCAGCTCTCTTCTACGTGGACCTGACGGGCGGGAGATGTG agctgctctctgaggACTCCAGGGCTGTGTGGTCACCACGACTCAGCCCCGATGGCTGCCGCATTGTCTACCTGGAGAACAATGTCCTGGGCCCCCACCAGCAGTGCAGCCAACTCCGCATG TACGACTGGTACACCAAACACACTAGCACGGTGCTGGAGGCTGTGCCACGGCAAGCATGGG GTGCCTTCCCGGGAATCTACTGTGGCgcactgccagggatgtgctgggcagcCGACAGCCGCAGGCTCCTGCTGGACACGGCCCAGCGCAGCCAGCAG AATGTGTTCGTGGTGGACACAGCAACAGGCGCCACAACTTCGCTGACAGCTG atTCACCCCCGGGAAGCTGGTCTGTCCTCACCATCGACCGGGACCTCTTGGTGGCCAGGTTTTCCACCCCTAGCTGCCCCCCCATGTTG aAAGTGGCAGTCCTGCCCGCCGCCGGCCATGAGGCACAGACACAGTGGATCTGCCTGCAGGATGCCCCCCCTGTGCCCGGCATCAGCTGGGGCATCCacaccctgcagcccccagcagagcaggagcatccCCAGTACA GGGGCCTGGACTTCGATGCCATCCTGATGCGCCCAAGTGAGGGTCCCACTGGCCAGAAGCCCCCCTTGGTTGTGATGCCCCATG GTGGTCCTCACTCTGTCTTCACGGCCGGATGGATGCTGTACCCGGCGGCGCTGTGCCGTGTGGGCTTTGCCGTGCTGCTGG TGAATTACCGCGGCTCGCTGGGCTTTGGCCAGGACAGCGTGGCCTCCCTGCCAGGCAACGTGGGCACACAGGACGTACACGATGTGCAG CTCTGCGTGGAAcgggtgctgcaggaggagatgcTGGATGCTAGCCGAGTGGCACTGGTCGGCGGCTCGCATGGGGGCTTCCTGGCGTGCCACCTCATCGGGCAGTTCCCTGACACCTACCGTGCCTGTGTGGTCCGCAACCCCGTGGTGAACATCGCCTCCATGGTGACCACCACTGACATCCCAGATTG GTGCCTGACAGAGACAGGGCTGCCCTACAAACCTGATGCCCTGCCAGATCCAGCCCAATGGACAGAGATGCTGCACAAGTCACCCATACGCTATGTTGACCGG gtccGTGCACCTGTGCTGCTGATGCTGGGGGAGGACGACCGGCGTGTGCCCCCTAAGCAGGGTCTGGAGTATTACCGTGCCCTCAAGGCCCGGGGGGTGCCCACACG gctgctctggtACCCAGGGAACAACCATGCGCTGGCTGGCGTCGAAGCCGAAGCTGATGGCTTCATGAACACGGCGCTGTGGCTGCTCAAGCACCTGCAGTGCTAA
- the LOC128813771 gene encoding acylamino-acid-releasing enzyme-like isoform X1: protein MGPRWPDIPQPGCWAGDPCASQRARSPRSCIWSPCSADTRWVNHPWATQRLRGRGLSPGCGLRGAPAGDPVAGDGGRDTSGARGTPLPAAAAPPAPTGRRFKAGGGPSAAANGRCRRPAAPPHPGSAEPGPAPRREDMEPPVQSRVEELSELYRELSQHPGLSTACLGPDLTTQYGGKYCSLYTEWSQRDLARVENIKFCRQYLIFHDGASIVYSGPAGTCSEIKDELLSRESPSGMLKAVLRKVPGKEKEKQFLEVWDQNRKVKSIDLTALDKHGSVYDDDQFGCLAWSHSETHLVYVAEKKRPKAESFFQSKAPELGTSDEDTGHPKKEDAPVKGEQFVYHEDWGETLSTRSVPVLCVLDIEGNSISVLEGIPEHLSPGQAFWSPEDTGVVFVGWWHDPFRLGLRYCTNRRSALFYVDLTGGRCELLSEDSRAVWSPRLSPDGCRIVYLENNVLGPHQQCSQLRMYDWYTKHTSTVLEAVPRQAWGAFPGIYCGALPGMCWAADSRRLLLDTAQRSQQNVFVVDTATGATTSLTADSPPGSWSVLTIDRDLLVARFSTPSCPPMLVKSCPQCPPAPWHGHCPLSPVPTSPLAWALTPLPAQKVAVLPAAGHEAQTQWICLQDAPPVPGISWGIHTLQPPAEQEHPQYRGLDFDAILMRPSEGPTGQKPPLVVMPHGGPHSVFTAGWMLYPAALCRVGFAVLLVNYRGSLGFGQDSVASLPGNVGTQDVHDVQLCVERVLQEEMLDASRVALVGGSHGGFLACHLIGQFPDTYRACVVRNPVVNIASMVTTTDIPDWCLTETGLPYKPDALPDPAQWTEMLHKSPIRYVDRVRAPVLLMLGEDDRRVPPKQGLEYYRALKARGVPTRLLWYPGNNHALAGVEAEADGFMNTALWLLKHLQC, encoded by the exons ATGGGCCCGCGATGGCCCGATAtcccccagccaggctgctgggctggggatcCCTGTGCCTCTCAAAGGGCTCGATCCCCCCGGTCCTGCATATGGAGCCCCTGTTCTGCAGACACCCGGTGGGTAAACCACCCCTGGGCGACCCAGAGGCTGCGGGGCCGCGGTCTGTCCCCCGGCTGCGGCCTCAGAGGGGCCCCCGCGGGCGATCCGGTGGCTGGGGACGGCGGCCGCGACACGTCGGGGGCGCGGGGGACCCCGCTGCCCGCGGCTGCAGCGCCGCCCGCGCCCACCGGGAGGCGCTTCAAAGCGGGAGGTGGCCCGAGCGCCGCAGCCAATGGGAGGTGCCGCAGGCCGGCGGCCCCGCCCCATCCCGGAAGTGCCGAgcctggccccgccccccgccgcgAGGACATGGAGCCGCCG GTACAGTCACGTGTGGAGGAGCTGTCGGAGCTGTACCGAGAGCTGAGCCAGCACCCGGGGCTCAGCACCGCCTGCCTCGGCCCCGACCTCACCACCCAGTACGGGGGCAAGTACTGCAGCCTCTACACCG AGTGGTCGCAGCGGGACCTGGCAAGGGTTGAGAACATCAAGTTCTGCCGTCAGTACCTCATCTTCCACGATGGAGCCTCCATTGTCTACTCGGGGCCCGCTGGCACCTGCTCTGAGATCAAGGACGA GCTGCTGAGCCGGGAGTCCCCCAGTGGGATGCTGAAGGCTGTCCTGCGCAAGGTCCctggcaaggagaaggagaagcagtTCCTGGAG GTCTGGGATCAGAACCGGAAGGTGAAGAGCATCGACCTGACAGCGCTGGACAAGCATGGCAGTGTCTACGATgatg ACCAGTTTGGGTGCCTTGCCTGGTCTCACTCGGAGACCCACCTGGTCTATGTGGCGGAGAAGAAGCGTCCCAAGGCTGAGTCCTTCTTCCAGAGCAAAGCCCCCGAGCTGGGCACCTCTGATGAGGACACAGGGCACCCTAAGAAGGAGGATGCACCTGTCAAG GGCGAGCAGTTCGTGTACCACGAGGACTGGGGGGAGACGCTGAGCACCCGCAGTGTGCCCGTCCTCTGCGTCCTGGACATTGAGGGCAACAGCATCTCGGTGCTGGAGGGCATCCCAGAGCACCTCTCTCCCGGCCAG gCTTTCTGGTCACCTGAGGACACTGGTGTGGTGTTCGTGGGCTGGTGGCATGACCCCTTTCGCCTGGGGCTGCGATACTGCACGAACCGCCG gtCAGCTCTCTTCTACGTGGACCTGACGGGCGGGAGATGTG agctgctctctgaggACTCCAGGGCTGTGTGGTCACCACGACTCAGCCCCGATGGCTGCCGCATTGTCTACCTGGAGAACAATGTCCTGGGCCCCCACCAGCAGTGCAGCCAACTCCGCATG TACGACTGGTACACCAAACACACTAGCACGGTGCTGGAGGCTGTGCCACGGCAAGCATGGG GTGCCTTCCCGGGAATCTACTGTGGCgcactgccagggatgtgctgggcagcCGACAGCCGCAGGCTCCTGCTGGACACGGCCCAGCGCAGCCAGCAG AATGTGTTCGTGGTGGACACAGCAACAGGCGCCACAACTTCGCTGACAGCTG atTCACCCCCGGGAAGCTGGTCTGTCCTCACCATCGACCGGGACCTCTTGGTGGCCAGGTTTTCCACCCCTAGCTGCCCCCCCATGTTGGTAAAGTcatgtccccagtgcccaccaGCCCCTTGGCATGGGCACtgccccctgtccccagtgcccaccaGCCCCTTGGCATGGGCACTgacccctctccctgctcagaAAGTGGCAGTCCTGCCCGCCGCCGGCCATGAGGCACAGACACAGTGGATCTGCCTGCAGGATGCCCCCCCTGTGCCCGGCATCAGCTGGGGCATCCacaccctgcagcccccagcagagcaggagcatccCCAGTACA GGGGCCTGGACTTCGATGCCATCCTGATGCGCCCAAGTGAGGGTCCCACTGGCCAGAAGCCCCCCTTGGTTGTGATGCCCCATG GTGGTCCTCACTCTGTCTTCACGGCCGGATGGATGCTGTACCCGGCGGCGCTGTGCCGTGTGGGCTTTGCCGTGCTGCTGG TGAATTACCGCGGCTCGCTGGGCTTTGGCCAGGACAGCGTGGCCTCCCTGCCAGGCAACGTGGGCACACAGGACGTACACGATGTGCAG CTCTGCGTGGAAcgggtgctgcaggaggagatgcTGGATGCTAGCCGAGTGGCACTGGTCGGCGGCTCGCATGGGGGCTTCCTGGCGTGCCACCTCATCGGGCAGTTCCCTGACACCTACCGTGCCTGTGTGGTCCGCAACCCCGTGGTGAACATCGCCTCCATGGTGACCACCACTGACATCCCAGATTG GTGCCTGACAGAGACAGGGCTGCCCTACAAACCTGATGCCCTGCCAGATCCAGCCCAATGGACAGAGATGCTGCACAAGTCACCCATACGCTATGTTGACCGG gtccGTGCACCTGTGCTGCTGATGCTGGGGGAGGACGACCGGCGTGTGCCCCCTAAGCAGGGTCTGGAGTATTACCGTGCCCTCAAGGCCCGGGGGGTGCCCACACG gctgctctggtACCCAGGGAACAACCATGCGCTGGCTGGCGTCGAAGCCGAAGCTGATGGCTTCATGAACACGGCGCTGTGGCTGCTCAAGCACCTGCAGTGCTAA
- the LOC128813771 gene encoding acylamino-acid-releasing enzyme-like isoform X3: protein MGPRWPDIPQPGCWAGDPCASQRARSPRSCIWSPCSADTRWVNHPWATQRLRGRGLSPGCGLRGAPAGDPVAGDGGRDTSGARGTPLPAAAAPPAPTGRRFKAGGGPSAAANGRCRRPAAPPHPGSAEPGPAPRREDMEPPVQSRVEELSELYRELSQHPGLSTACLGPDLTTQYGGKYCSLYTEWSQRDLARVENIKFCRQYLIFHDGASIVYSGPAGTCSEIKDELLSRESPSGMLKAVLRKVPGKEKEKQFLEVWDQNRKVKSIDLTALDKHGSVYDDDQFGCLAWSHSETHLVYVAEKKRPKAESFFQSKAPELGTSDEDTGHPKKEDAPVKGEQFVYHEDWGETLSTRSVPVLCVLDIEGNSISVLEGIPEHLSPGQAFWSPEDTGVVFVGWWHDPFRLGLRYCTNRRSALFYVDLTGGRCELLSEDSRAVWSPRLSPDGCRIVYLENNVLGPHQQCSQLRMYDWYTKHTSTVLEAVPRQAWGAFPGIYCGALPGMCWAADSRRLLLDTAQRSQQKVAVLPAAGHEAQTQWICLQDAPPVPGISWGIHTLQPPAEQEHPQYRGLDFDAILMRPSEGPTGQKPPLVVMPHGGPHSVFTAGWMLYPAALCRVGFAVLLVNYRGSLGFGQDSVASLPGNVGTQDVHDVQLCVERVLQEEMLDASRVALVGGSHGGFLACHLIGQFPDTYRACVVRNPVVNIASMVTTTDIPDWCLTETGLPYKPDALPDPAQWTEMLHKSPIRYVDRVRAPVLLMLGEDDRRVPPKQGLEYYRALKARGVPTRLLWYPGNNHALAGVEAEADGFMNTALWLLKHLQC from the exons ATGGGCCCGCGATGGCCCGATAtcccccagccaggctgctgggctggggatcCCTGTGCCTCTCAAAGGGCTCGATCCCCCCGGTCCTGCATATGGAGCCCCTGTTCTGCAGACACCCGGTGGGTAAACCACCCCTGGGCGACCCAGAGGCTGCGGGGCCGCGGTCTGTCCCCCGGCTGCGGCCTCAGAGGGGCCCCCGCGGGCGATCCGGTGGCTGGGGACGGCGGCCGCGACACGTCGGGGGCGCGGGGGACCCCGCTGCCCGCGGCTGCAGCGCCGCCCGCGCCCACCGGGAGGCGCTTCAAAGCGGGAGGTGGCCCGAGCGCCGCAGCCAATGGGAGGTGCCGCAGGCCGGCGGCCCCGCCCCATCCCGGAAGTGCCGAgcctggccccgccccccgccgcgAGGACATGGAGCCGCCG GTACAGTCACGTGTGGAGGAGCTGTCGGAGCTGTACCGAGAGCTGAGCCAGCACCCGGGGCTCAGCACCGCCTGCCTCGGCCCCGACCTCACCACCCAGTACGGGGGCAAGTACTGCAGCCTCTACACCG AGTGGTCGCAGCGGGACCTGGCAAGGGTTGAGAACATCAAGTTCTGCCGTCAGTACCTCATCTTCCACGATGGAGCCTCCATTGTCTACTCGGGGCCCGCTGGCACCTGCTCTGAGATCAAGGACGA GCTGCTGAGCCGGGAGTCCCCCAGTGGGATGCTGAAGGCTGTCCTGCGCAAGGTCCctggcaaggagaaggagaagcagtTCCTGGAG GTCTGGGATCAGAACCGGAAGGTGAAGAGCATCGACCTGACAGCGCTGGACAAGCATGGCAGTGTCTACGATgatg ACCAGTTTGGGTGCCTTGCCTGGTCTCACTCGGAGACCCACCTGGTCTATGTGGCGGAGAAGAAGCGTCCCAAGGCTGAGTCCTTCTTCCAGAGCAAAGCCCCCGAGCTGGGCACCTCTGATGAGGACACAGGGCACCCTAAGAAGGAGGATGCACCTGTCAAG GGCGAGCAGTTCGTGTACCACGAGGACTGGGGGGAGACGCTGAGCACCCGCAGTGTGCCCGTCCTCTGCGTCCTGGACATTGAGGGCAACAGCATCTCGGTGCTGGAGGGCATCCCAGAGCACCTCTCTCCCGGCCAG gCTTTCTGGTCACCTGAGGACACTGGTGTGGTGTTCGTGGGCTGGTGGCATGACCCCTTTCGCCTGGGGCTGCGATACTGCACGAACCGCCG gtCAGCTCTCTTCTACGTGGACCTGACGGGCGGGAGATGTG agctgctctctgaggACTCCAGGGCTGTGTGGTCACCACGACTCAGCCCCGATGGCTGCCGCATTGTCTACCTGGAGAACAATGTCCTGGGCCCCCACCAGCAGTGCAGCCAACTCCGCATG TACGACTGGTACACCAAACACACTAGCACGGTGCTGGAGGCTGTGCCACGGCAAGCATGGG GTGCCTTCCCGGGAATCTACTGTGGCgcactgccagggatgtgctgggcagcCGACAGCCGCAGGCTCCTGCTGGACACGGCCCAGCGCAGCCAGCAG aAAGTGGCAGTCCTGCCCGCCGCCGGCCATGAGGCACAGACACAGTGGATCTGCCTGCAGGATGCCCCCCCTGTGCCCGGCATCAGCTGGGGCATCCacaccctgcagcccccagcagagcaggagcatccCCAGTACA GGGGCCTGGACTTCGATGCCATCCTGATGCGCCCAAGTGAGGGTCCCACTGGCCAGAAGCCCCCCTTGGTTGTGATGCCCCATG GTGGTCCTCACTCTGTCTTCACGGCCGGATGGATGCTGTACCCGGCGGCGCTGTGCCGTGTGGGCTTTGCCGTGCTGCTGG TGAATTACCGCGGCTCGCTGGGCTTTGGCCAGGACAGCGTGGCCTCCCTGCCAGGCAACGTGGGCACACAGGACGTACACGATGTGCAG CTCTGCGTGGAAcgggtgctgcaggaggagatgcTGGATGCTAGCCGAGTGGCACTGGTCGGCGGCTCGCATGGGGGCTTCCTGGCGTGCCACCTCATCGGGCAGTTCCCTGACACCTACCGTGCCTGTGTGGTCCGCAACCCCGTGGTGAACATCGCCTCCATGGTGACCACCACTGACATCCCAGATTG GTGCCTGACAGAGACAGGGCTGCCCTACAAACCTGATGCCCTGCCAGATCCAGCCCAATGGACAGAGATGCTGCACAAGTCACCCATACGCTATGTTGACCGG gtccGTGCACCTGTGCTGCTGATGCTGGGGGAGGACGACCGGCGTGTGCCCCCTAAGCAGGGTCTGGAGTATTACCGTGCCCTCAAGGCCCGGGGGGTGCCCACACG gctgctctggtACCCAGGGAACAACCATGCGCTGGCTGGCGTCGAAGCCGAAGCTGATGGCTTCATGAACACGGCGCTGTGGCTGCTCAAGCACCTGCAGTGCTAA